A window of Apium graveolens cultivar Ventura chromosome 8, ASM990537v1, whole genome shotgun sequence contains these coding sequences:
- the LOC141679278 gene encoding uncharacterized protein LOC141679278 — MELTQDSYSVYFLHPSDNTGMKLVTTPFSGTCYGNWKRSMIIGLTAKNKMSFIDGTLAKPAATDDTYPAWSRCNSMITGWIITALEPQIASSILYVDTARDIGIDLEQRFGQASSAQLYALEHEVSQIS; from the coding sequence ATGGAATTAACACAAGATTCTTATAGTGTCTATTTTTTACATCCTTCAGATAATACTGGTATGAAATTAGTGACTACACCATTTAGTGGTACTTGTTACGGAAACTGGAAGAGATCCATGATTATAGGTCTCACAGCTAAGAACAAAATGAGTTTTATTGATGGCACTCTTGCTAAACCAGCAGCAACTGATGATACGTACCCAGCCTGGTCTAGATGTAATAGTATGATCACTGGTTGGATAATTACTGCTTTAGAACCACAGATTGCTTCTAGTATACTTTACGTTGACACTGCAAGAGACATCGGGATTGATTTAGAACAGCGTTTTGGTCAAGCTTCTTCTGCTCAATTGTATGCGCTAGAACATGAAGTCTCACAGATTTCATAA